The following proteins are co-located in the Microcebus murinus isolate Inina chromosome 21, M.murinus_Inina_mat1.0, whole genome shotgun sequence genome:
- the MED7 gene encoding mediator of RNA polymerase II transcription subunit 7, with translation MGEPQQVSALPPPPMQYIKEYTDENIQEGLAPKPPPPIKDSYMMFGNQFQCDDLIIRPLESQGIERLHPMQFDHKKELRKLNMSILINFLDLLDILIRSPGSIKREEKLEDLKLLFVHVHHLINEYRPHQARETLRVMMEVQKRQRLETAERFQKHLERVIEMIQNCLASLPDDLPHSEAGMRVKTEPMDADDSNNCTGQNEQHRENSGHRRDQIIEKDAALCVLIDEMNERP, from the coding sequence ATGGGTGAACCACAGCAAGTGAGTGCACTTCCGCCACCTCCAATGCAGTACATCAAGGAATATACAGATGAAAACATTCAGGAAGGTTTAGCTCCCAAGCCTCCCCCTCCAATAAAAGACAGTTATATGATGTTTGGCAACCAGTTCCAATGTGATGATCTTATCATCCGCCCTTTGGAAAGTCAGGGCATTGAACGGCTTCATCCTATGCAGTTTGATCACaagaaagaactgagaaaactCAATATGTCTATCCTTATTAATTTCTTGGATCTTTTAGATATATTGATAAGGAGCCCTGGGAGTATAAAACGAGAAGAGAAACTAGAAGATCTTAAGCTGCTTTTTGTACATGTGCATCATCTTATAAATGAATACCGACCCCACCAAGCAAGGGAGACCTTGAGAGTCATGATGGAGGTCCAGAAACGTCAGCGGCTTGAAACAGCTGAGAGGTTTCAGAAGCACCTGGAACGAGTAATTGAGATGATTCAAAATTGCTTGGCTTCTTTGCCTGATGATTTGCCCCATTCAGAAGCAGGGATGAGAGTAAAAACTGAACCCATGGATGCTGATGATAGCAACAATTGTACTGGACAGAATGAACAACACAGAGAAAATTCAGGTCATAGGAGAGACCAGATTATAGAGAAAGATGCTGCCTTGTGTGTTCTAATtgatgaaatgaatgaaagaccATGA